The proteins below are encoded in one region of Huiozyma naganishii CBS 8797 chromosome 7, complete genome:
- the VPH1 gene encoding H(+)-transporting V0 sector ATPase subunit a (similar to Saccharomyces cerevisiae VPH1 (YOR270C); ancestral locus Anc_8.718), producing the protein MNIATRDGRETPAKDEAIFRSAEMSLLQFYIPQEIARDAVYTLGNLGCVQFRDLNAKTNAFQRLYVNEIRKLDNLQRQYRYFSTLLQKHGVQLLESEDSAEGSRFEPPNSTKIDDYMTDGNILESRLVKMEDALDLIQRQKADLEMYRYVLQSGDQSFLRDSNDNPSQRRDSIDFEAATSGQHPVSYVTGVISREKIGTLEQILWRVLRGNLLFDHVEIEPLIYDTKTKEFEAKNVFIVFSHGDLILNRIQKIAESLDAKLYDVDKSGVVRSEKLNTVNSNLQDLYQVLNTTTTTLESELYAISRELNLWFQTVCKEKAIFESLNMFNFDVNRKTLIAEGWVPQDEIISLQNSLNEMTTLLGIDVPSIIQVLETNKTPPTYHRTNKFTEGFQNIVDCYGIAQYREINAGLPTIVTFPFMFAIMFGDLGHGCLMALAALVLVLNEKKIGKMKRGEIFDMAYSGRYIVLLMGVFSMYTGFLYNDIFSKTMTLMPSGWKWPDRWEVGQQIEAKQVGVYPIGLDSGWHGAENALLFSNSYKMKLSILMGFIHMTYSYFFSLVNHLYFHSMIDIIGNFIPGLIFMQGIFGYLSVCIVYKWSVDWIKDERPAPALLNMLINMFLSPGNIDAELYPHQAKVQVILLVLALICVPWLLLVKPLHFKMTQNRKGQIQLPTEDPEQQQLAPLSDAENEDDEAEGAGHGHGSPDFGDVMIHQVIHTIEFCLNCVSHTASYLRLWALSLAHNQLSSVLWTMTIQISFGVPGLLGVCMTVGLFAMWFVLTCCILVVMEGTSAMLHSLRLHWVESMSKFFVGEGIEYLPFKFQYEELAVASST; encoded by the coding sequence ATGAATATTGCTACACGCGATGGGCGAGAGACCCCCGCGAAGGATGAGGCTATTTTCCGCTCTGCAGAGATGTCGCTGCTGCAATTTTATATTCCGCAGGAGATTGCGAGGGATGCAGTGTACACGCTGGGGAACCTTGGGTGTGTCCAGTTCCGTGACTTGAATGCCAAGACGAACGCGTTTCAAAGATTGTACGTGAACGAAATCAGGAAGTTGGATAACCTGCAGAGACAGTACAGGTATTTCTCAACGCTTTTGCAAAAACACGGCGTACAACTCTTGGAGAGTGAGGATTCTGCAGAGGGGAGTAGATTTGAGCCACCGAACTCGACGAAGATCGATGACTACATGACAGATGGGAACATCTTGGAAAGCAGACTGGTTAAGATGGAAGACGCACTGGATTTGATCCAGCGGCAGAAAGCTGATTTGGAAATGTACAGGTACGTTCTACAAAGCGGTGACCAGTCTTTTCTAAGGGACAGTAATGACAATCCCTCTCAAAGAAGAGATAGTATTGATTTTGAGGCTGCAACGTCTGGGCAACATCCTGTCAGTTACGTCACAGGTGTGATCTCTAGGGAGAAGATCGGTACTTTAGAGCAAATTTTGTGGAGGGTGCTGAGAGGGAACTTACTATTTGACCACGTCGAGATCGAGCCTTTGATTTATGACACAAAGACCAAGGAGTTTGAGGCTAAGAACGTCTTCATTGTGTTCTCTCATGGTGACTTgattttgaacagaatTCAAAAGATCGCAGAATCTTTGGACGCCAAATTATACGACGTTGATAAATCCGGGGTTGTTCGTTccgagaaactgaacacGGTTAACTCCAACTTACAAGATTTGTACCAGGTCCTTAACACCACGACAACCACACTCGAGAGTGAGTTGTACGCTATCTCCCGCGAATTGAATCTGTGGTTCCAAACGGTGTGCAAGGAAAAGGCCATTTTTGAGAGTTTGAACATGTTCAACTTTGATGTTAACCGTAAAACGTTGATTGCGGAAGGTTGGGTACCACAAGATGAGATCATCTCTTTGCAGAACTCGTTGAACGAAATGACTACCTTGTTGGGGATTGACGTCCCCTCTATTATCCAAGTGTTGGAGACCAACAAAACCCCCCCAACTTATCATAGAACCAACAAGTTTACCGAGGGGTTCCAAAATATTGTCGATTGTTATGGTATTGCACAATACCGTGAGATCAATGCAGGTCTCCCTACTATTGTGACATTCCCCTTCATGTTTGCCATTATGTTTGGTGATCTGGGCCACGGGTGTTTGATGGCACTGGCTGCTCTAGTTCTTGTCCTgaatgagaagaagattggGAAAATGAAGAGAGGCGAAATCTTTGACATGGCGTACAGCGGTCGGTACATCGTCTTGCTGATGGGTGTGTTCTCTATGTACACTGGGTTTCTTTACAACGATATTTTCTCCAAGACAATGACTTTGATGCCATCAGGCTGGAAATGGCCCGACCGTTGGGAAGTAGGCCAGCAGATTGAGGCTAAACAAGTCGGCGTCTACCCTATAGGGTTAGATTCAGGCTGGCACGGAGCGGAAAACGCATTATTGTTTTCTAACTCTTACAAGATGAAACTCTCCATTTTGATGGGGTTTATCCACATGACTTACTCCTACTTTTTCTCCCTAGTGAATCACTTGTATTTCCATTCGATGATTGACATTATCGGTAACTTCATCCCCGGGCTGATTTTTATGCAGGGGATATTCGGGTACCTATCCGTTTGTATCGTTTACAAGTGGTCCGTCGACTGGATCAAAGACGAAAGACCAGCGCCTGCTCTTCTAAACATGTTAATCAACATGTTCTTGTCCCCAGGTAACATCGATGCTGAGCTGTATCCACACCAGGCAAAGGTGCAAGTGATATTGCTCGTTTTAGCTTTGATTTGTGTCCCATGGCTATTATTGGTAAAGCCATTACACTTTAAGATGACTCAAAACCGCAAGGGACAAATACAACTACCCACAGAAGATCctgaacagcaacagctTGCACCACTGAGTGATGCTGAAAATGAGGACGACGAAGCGGAAGGGGCCGGCCATGGCCACGGGAGTCCAGATTTTGGTGATGTGATGATTCACCAAGTGATCCACACAATCGAGTTCTGCTTGAACTGTGTCTCGCACACGGCCTCGTACTTGCGTCTTTGGGCGCTTTCCCTGGCTCACAACCAGCTGTCATCTGTTTTGTGGACGATGACAATCCAGATCTCCTTTGGAGTCCCCGGTCTCCTTGGTGTCTGCATGACTGTTGGTTTGTTTGCCATGTGGTTTGTGCTTACGTGCTGTATTCTGGTTGTTATGGAAGGAACCTCTGCCATGCTGCACTCGTTGCGTTTGCATTGGGTTGAGTCCATGTCTAAATTTTTCGTCGGGGAAGGTATTGAGTACCTACCCTTCAAGTTTCAGTACGAGGAACTGGCAGTGGCCTCATCTACTTAA
- the YTM1 gene encoding Ytm1p (similar to Saccharomyces cerevisiae YTM1 (YOR272W); ancestral locus Anc_8.721): MSSEDKSQVKVRFFTREKDESLHVQDAPIFAPISLKRYGLSEIVNHLLGSEKPIPFDFLIGGQLLRTSLDEYLVKHGLSSESSLDVEYTRAILPPSYLASFNNEDWVSSLDVDKGSNYIVSGSYDGVVRTWDMSGKIKKQYGGHSGAIRAVKVVSNTRLVTAGNDRTVRLWKTQNEDLKQPEIDETDEDAKVEDGKTLAILEGHKAPIVSVDVSDNARILSASYDNSIGFWSTIYKEMTVVDPMEEINNKDNKISTAAKKRRRLTLKDGTIRRRAPLALLESHSAPVEAVAFDLNDNTVGYSVSQDHSIKTWDLVMSRCVDTKTTSYSLLSMVQLPTLNLLACGSSARHITLHDPRVDSSSKITQQQLVGHKNFVVSLDTCPENEYIICSGSHDGTVKVWDIRSQDAMYTITREDENVKKGINDKVFATTWAKDFGIISGGQDKKIQINKGDNIFKV; encoded by the coding sequence ATGTCATCGGAGGATAAATCGCAGGTGAAAGTACGTTTTTTCACTCGTGAAAAGGATGAGTCCCTCCACGTACAGGACGCGCCCATCTTTGCGCCCATCAGTTTGAAAAGGTACGGTCTCTCTGAGATTGTTAACCATCTTTTGGGGTCTGAGAAGCCGATTCCGTTTGACTTCCTCATTGGGGGCCAGCTGCTGCGTACGTCGCTAGACGAGTACTTGGTGAAGCATGGGTTGTCCAGCGAATCATCGCTAGACGTTGAGTACACGAGGGCCATTTTACCGCCCTCGTACTTGGCCTCTTTCAACAACGAAGATTGGGTCAGCTCGCTGGATGTTGACAAGGGATCGAACTACATTGTGAGTGGGTCGTACGATGGGGTTGTGAGAACTTGGGATATGTCCgggaagatcaaaaagCAGTACGGCGGCCACTCGGGAGCAATCAGGGCCGTCAAAGTTGTGTCTAACACGAGGCTCGTCACAGCGGGTAATGATCGTACTGTGAGATTGTGGAAGACGCAGAACGAGGATTTGAAACAGCCAGAAATTGATGAGACCGATGAGGACGCTAAAGTGGAAGACGGTAAGACTTTGGCGATCTTGGAAGGTCACAAGGCTCCCATCGTATCTGTCGATGTCTCTGACAATGCCAGGATTTTGTCCGCATCCTACGATAATAGCATTGGGTTTTGGTCAACTATCTACAAAGAGATGACCGTGGTTGATCCAATGGAGGAAATAAACAACAAGGACAATAAAATATCAACTGCagcgaagaagaggagaagactGACATTGAAAGATGGGACGATCAGAAGACGTGCCCCCTTGGCCCTCCTAGAGTCGCATTCTGCGCCCGTCGAGGCCGTTGCATTCGATTTGAACGATAACACTGTGGGCTACTCTGTGTCACAGGATCACAGCATCAAGACGTGGGACCTGGTGATGTCTCGTTGCGTGGACACCAAAACTACATCATATTCTTTACTCTCTATGGTCCAATTGCCAACGTTAAATTTGTTGGCGTGTGGTTCCAGTGCTAGACACATTACTTTGCACGACCCGCGTGTGGACTCCTCCTCTAAGATAACGCAACAGCAACTCGTTGGCCATAAAAATTTTGTCGTCTCCCTTGATACGTGCCCAGAGAATGAGTACATTATCTGCTCTGGGTCCCATGACGGGACCGTCAAAGTGTGGGATATCAGGTCTCAAGATGCGATGTATACGATCACGAGAGAAGATGAGAATGTGAAGAAGGGTATCAATGATAAAGTATTTGCTACCACCTGGGCGAAGGATTTCGGAATCATCAGTGGGGGTCAAGATAAGAAGATCCAGATTAACAAAGGTGATAACATCTTTAAAGTGTAA
- the PAC1 gene encoding Pac1p (similar to Saccharomyces cerevisiae PAC1 (YOR269W); ancestral locus Anc_8.717) — protein sequence MWRVPLTQTQQADLNAAVVDYVAWVAEEQQADGSAGRNSLAETVSALRQLLEVHAPPATGPSQSAGGSQSLLLPRKWNSIVQLQRKIMALEEQVGQLNSQLEALQAAQGEEDPHGPVSAPDWVPRAVPWSTISTRHPDTCIKLHPLLPLCFMGDEYGRVLVYDFLTAKGNNTLPHAQLSSAHLKGLTSLDLVPWEGTVTLATSSKDLTARIWTWDQKESTLNLQQTLLGHEHIVSQVVLKQKTENSTTLYAFTCSRDATVRIWDTDTGICVKTLPHLHRDWIRCLDVRGEYLLTGSQDTSLRLTHWPSGNAISMGLGHEFPIETVKFLPPLCDTTMPVTHCVSAGRDDVIKLWELPVPVLLPHAAPTPHLDPDKNYFTLVADIRGHSSWVKDLQVDAMGQRLYSCSDDKSVKCWDISDYRSPTLVKSWDIIHSAFVNCIAIDSYGSLQEGQQRREVMLTAGLDCKCNIFLK from the coding sequence ATGTGGAGAGTGCCGTTGACACAGACACAGCAGGCAGACCTCAATGCTGCAGTAGTAGATTACGTAGCTTGGGTCGCCGAGGAGCAGCAGGCGGATGGTTCTGCGGGGAGGAACAGTCTCGCTGAAACTGTATCTGCGCTGCGCCAGCTGCTGGAGGTGCATGCACCTCCAGCAACTGGTCCATCGCAGAGCGCTGGAGGCTCACAGAGCCTGCTTCTGCCGAGAAAGTGGAATTCAATTGTGCAGTTGCAAAGGAAGATCATGGCCCTGGAGGAGCAGGTGGGCCAACTGAACAGTCAATTGGAGGCATTGCAAGCTGCCCAGGGCGAAGAGGATCCGCATGGGCCAGTATCGGCCCCCGACTGGGTTCCCAGAGCAGTACCCTGGTCCACAATAAGCACGCGGCACCCTGACACTTGCATCAAGTTACACCCGCTTCTGCCGCTGTGTTTCATGGGCGACGAGTACGGGAGGGTTCTCGTGTACGACTTCTTGACAGCAAAGGGGAACAACACACTCCCGCATGCACAGCTGTCTTCGGCGCATCTAAAGGGACTCACATCACTGGATTTGGTGCCCTGGGAGGGCACAGTGACCCTAGCGACCTCCTCTAAGGACCTCACAGCTCGAATATGGACATGGGACCAAAAGGAATCCACCTTGAACTTGCAGCAGACATTGCTAGGCCACGAGCATATTGTGTCGCAAGTAGTGCTGAAACAGAAGACCGAGAACTCCACGACACTCTACGCATTCACTTGTTCCAGAGACGCAACGGTACGGATCTGGGATACAGACACGGGCATCTGTGTGAAAACACTGCCCCATTTGCATAGGGACTGGATCCGATGCTTGGACGTCAGGGGGGAGTACCTGCTGACTGGCTCACAGGATACGTCTCTCCGACTGACGCACTGGCCCTCCGGGAACGCAATATCGATGGGTTTGGGACACGAGTTCCCTATAGAGACAGTCAAATTCTTACCACCACTTTGTGACACCACGATGCCCGTGACACATTGCGTCTCTGCTGGGAGGGACGATGTCATCAAACTGTGGGAACTCCCCGTGCCCGTATTGCTGCCACATGCAGCGCCAACACCGCACCTCGACCCAGATAAGAACTACTTCACTCTGGTGGCCGATATACGAGGCCACTCCTCATGGGTCAAGGACTTACAAGTGGACGCCATGGGACAGCGGTTATATTCATGCAGTGACGACAAATCGGTCAAATGCTGGGATATCTCCGACTACAGGTCACCAACACTCGTCAAATCATGGGACATCATTCATTCAGCATTTGTCAACTGTATTGCAATCGATTCGTACGGTTCCCTGCAGGAGGGACAACAGAGAAGAGAAGTGATGCTTACCGCGGGACTCGATTGTAAATGtaatatatttttgaagtga
- the KNAG0G02840 gene encoding uncharacterized protein, whose translation MAALDGVADKSVTSVIPPIVQGGLAPVTKDELWHARLGHPGKLVYDKLAKEIGLAKYEPSPYSLCSTCATAKGQLSKGVISDFKTTAPLQLVQVDLCGGFRYEEYVDSKCFLTIRDSYSRYYFVIPLKNKAAATQALINWIHQQENYFSTRGGYKVGTVRTDNGGEFTSNVLHDFFGSKGITHQLTVTDNSSQNGAVERAHRTLQEKMRSLLIGGRVPPYLWSEALRCAAFLLNRLPILPRLRSVPYAQYYGGADGPLRFNNLRTFGCAAFATLPAPLRDGKLAPPVVTGVMVGYSTNRKAYRVYIPQKNKTYETNQVSFDETVFPLRDTAASHQAYDFAIGAAPGLPKAPSVDKGVPHPVVPVDFPEPPSFPSRSSVNPPWPPPSPVAQSTRVMNSPPNSNRWYPIACGINRF comes from the coding sequence ATGGCTGCTCTGGATGGCGTAGCTGATAAGTCAGTCACATCTGTGATTCCACCCATTGTTCAGGGTGGACTTGCGCCTGTCACGAAAGATGAATTATGGCACGCAAGATTGGGACATCCTGGTAAACTGGTGTACGACAAGCTGGCCAAGGAAATTGGCCTAGCCAAGTACGAACCTTCACCCTACTCCCTCTGCTCTACGTGTGCAACTGCAAAAGGACAACTGTCAAAAGGGGTTATCTCTGATTTTAAGACAACCGCGCCATTGCAGTTAGTTCAGGTTGACCTATGTGGTGGTTTCCGTTATGAGGAATACGTGGACTCTAAGTGTTTTCTAACTATTAGAGACAGCTACTCGCGGTATTATTTTGTTATTCCGCTGAAGAATAAGGCTGCTGCGACTCAAGCCCTGATCAACTGGATCCACCAGCAGGAGAATTACTTTTCCACACGCGGAGGGTATAAGGTTGGCACGGTCCGTACAGATAATGGCGGAGAGTTTACAAGTAACGTCTTGCATGATTTCTTTGGTTCCAAAGGCATCACGCATCAGTTAACTGTTACTGACAATAGTTCCCAGAACGGAGCTGTTGAACGTGCCCATCGGACTTTACAGGAGAAGATGCGCTCACTCCTTATTGGAGGGCGTGTCCCACCATATCTATGGAGCGAAGCCTTACGGTGTGCTGCGTTTCTACTGAACCGACTTCCCATTTTGCCTCGCCTAAGGAGCGTCCCATACGCACAATACTACGGTGGTGCAGATGGTCCACTAAGGTTTAATAACCTCCGGACTTTCGGTTGTGCAGCATTCGCCACACTGCCTGCGCCACTTCGCGACGGTAAACTGGCTCCGCCGGTGGTAACCGGTGTCATGGTGGGCTACTCGACCAACCGTAAGGCCTATCGAGTTTACATCCCacagaaaaataaaacttACGAAACGAATCAAGTTTCGTTTGATGAAACTGTGTTCCCGCTCCGCGACACCGCTGCCAGTCACCAAGCGTATGATTTCGCTATTGGTGCTGCCCCTGGCCTACCAAAGGCACCGTCCGTAGACAAGGGTGTGCCTCATCCTGTTGTTCCTGTTGATTTCCCTGAACCCCCTTCTTTCCCCTCCCGCTCCTCTGTCAATCCACCTTGGCCTCCACCTTCACCGGTCGCACAATCGACCCGGGTGATGAACTCCCCGCCAAACTCCAATCGCTGGTATCCGATAGCTTGCGGAATCAATCGATTCTAA
- the TPO4 gene encoding Tpo4p (similar to Saccharomyces cerevisiae TPO4 (YOR273C); ancestral locus Anc_8.723), protein MNSTSTQSLKLSLRETTTAGNDFSEDSHDSVHDKMSTARDIIAENSEVDKETHPADAGFAAGEDEVIDPKTLEWDGPADMDNPHNWPTWKKWAVTMTAAFLCLVVSMGSSLYVSGVPELVAKYHVNQTLALAGLTFYLLGLSTVIGAPLSEVFGRKPIYVVSLPVSCLFIMGVGLSGGHMRVILPLRFFAGAFASPALSIASGTIMDIFDLDEVSVAMTFFCLAPFMGPVLSPIMAGFAAEYRSWRYTQWIQLFASGMVFPFILLMPETHKGVILRKRAVKRKMNLKVMTKEDKIAFLKLTMTITVFRPLKMLVVEPTVLVFSVYIAFIFAVLFAFFEAYPVIYRGVYRMDYGISGLPFLGIGLGLWMGSLFYIIIDRKFFFPKAPEGTPNLENPTSLRVAPFRGHRDPVTNELLPLKPERFLLVCKVGSVSLPIALFWQAWTARPDVHWMAPIAAGVPFGFGLILIFFSVIMYFSTCYPPLIVASTLAANNLLRYVTSSVFPLFTIQMYERMKIKWASTLFALICVVMLPIPWIFERWGKSMRQKSQFGYAAMMAAQREMEREAHAGEDGKNTKDEDEDEDNGEDDEDLNLTKIDTLRTVEQAMSHDRDPDAGSSYRIHHQTSRTPRHSFHSTLSHQSENKKHTNHQETDYNALFPNTSNSVSASSDTVSHASKMV, encoded by the coding sequence ATGAACTCTACCTCTACTCAATCGTTGAAGCTTTCGCTCAGAGAGACCACCACTGCTGGCAACGACTTTAGCGAAGACTCACATGACTCCGTGCATGACAAAATGAGTACTGCCAGGGACATAATCGCCGAGAACTCCGAAGTTGATAAAGAAACACATCCTGCTGATGCGGGTTTCGCTGCTGGTGAAGATGAGGTGATAGATCCAAAGACGTTAGAATGGGATGGTCCTGCCGATATGGACAACCCACACAATTGGCCCACTTGGAAAAAATGGGCCGTTACAATGACCGCTGCGTTTCTGTGTCTTGTCGTGTCAATGGGTTCATCGCTGTACGTCTCCGGTGTCCCAGAACTGGTTGCAAAATACCATGTCAACCAGACACTCGCGCTAGCAGGGTTGACTTTCTACTTGCTAGGGTTGTCCACGGTCATCGGTGCTCCGCTGAGCGAGGTGTTTGGTAGAAAACCAATCTACGTCGTCTCTTTACCAGTCTCGTGTCTCTTCATTATGGGTGTGGGGCTGAGTGGAGGCCACATGAGAGTGATTTTACCGTTGAGGTTTTTCGCAGGTGCGTTTGCGTCACCAGCTCTGTCGATTGCGTCTGGTACAATCATGGATATCTTTGACCTCGATGAGGTCTCTGTAGCAATGACGTTTTTCTGTTTGGCTCCCTTCATGGGTCCAGTGCTATCCCCCATCATGGCCGGATTTGCAGCAGAGTACAGAAGTTGGAGGTACACTCAATGGATTCAACTGTTTGCCTCAGGGATGGTGTTCCCCTTCATCTTACTGATGCCAGAGACTCACAAAGGTGTTATCCTGAGGAAAAGAGCggtgaagaggaagatgaacttgaaagtTATGACAAAGGAGGATAAAATCGCATTCTTAAAGCTGACTATGACCATTACAGTGTTCCGCCCCTTGAAAATGCTCGTCGTGGAACCAACAGTTCTCGTTTTCTCCGTTTACATCGCGTTCATCTTCGCCGTTTTATTCGCATTCTTTGAAGCGTACCCTGTTATCTACCGTGGTGTCTACAGAATGGATTACGGTATCTCAGGGTTACCATTCCTGGGTATTGGTCTTGGTCTGTGGATGGGGTCCCTCTTTTACATCATCATAGATCggaaattttttttcccaaaggCCCCAGAGGGAACTCCAAACTTGGAAAACCCTACCTCACTGCGTGTCGCTCCCTTCAGGGGCCACAGAGACCCTGTCACCAACGAACTGTTGCCCCTCAAACCGGAAAGATTTTTGTTAGTTTGCAAAGTCGGGTCTGTATCTTTGCCGATTGCTCTATTCTGGCAAGCGTGGACCGCGAGACCTGATGTTCACTGGATGGCACCAATCGCCGCTGGTGTCCCCTTCGGTTTCGGATTGAttctcatcttcttcagcgTCATCATGTACTTCTCCACATGTTACCCACCACTGATTGTCGCATCAACACTAGCAGCCAACAACTTGCTAAGATACGTCACAAGTAGTGTTTTCCCACTGTTCACAATTCAGATGTATGAAAGGATGAAGATCAAGTGGGCAAGCACTCTCTTCGCATTGATTTGCGTGGTAATGCTCCCCATCCCTTGGATCTTTGAAAGGTGGGGGAAGTCCATGAGACAAAAATCGCAGTTCGGGTACGCGGCTATGATGGCAGCACAGAGAGAGATGGAAAGAGAGGCTCACGCAGGGGAGGACGGGAAGAACACcaaggacgaggacgaggatgaggacAACGGcgaggacgatgaggacTTGAACCTTACCAAAATCGATACTCTGCGTACTGTGGAGCAGGCCATGTCTCACGACAGGGACCCAGACGCCGGTAGCTCGTACAGAATCCACCACCAGACATCGCGAACACCGCGCCACTCATTCCACTCTACTTTATCACACCAGTctgaaaacaagaaacacacGAACCATCAGGAAACGGACTATAATGCGCTCTTTCCCAACACCAGTAACAGTGTATCAGCTTCAAGTGATACTGTTTCACATGCATCTAAGATGGTTTag
- the KNAG0G02850 gene encoding uncharacterized protein — MWTLWLNAGFDLLHRTLDFDIANWSVHLGFGDSIPLVPGIYYCCQGVFGGGYGCNLYTAALLFTVLDINVQNIKVNSEILKKHCYGDGNCVDFDVVDDPRYFSQASELLGLNVESALRIANYPKWKRSKDRLRTTNAVLFRSTTGTHIAIDLEERSSWSFLREIAASKKSIPNVVFEPRWMSYSFEKYPFGSVSRSVGQDEEYRVALAEKLADFVLNHGRFAYHIDPNGYLDDNGVDIPGTFVFNSVLSPVVS; from the coding sequence ATGTGGACATTGTGGCTAAACGCTGGCTTTGACCTCCTACATCGAACACTTGATTTTGATATCGCTAATTGGTCAGTGCATCTCGGTTTTGGAGATTCAATCCCTTTAGTACCTGGAATTTATTATTGTTGCCAAGGAGTTTTTGGCGGTGGGTATGGCTGCAACCTTTACACCGCCGCACTCCTCTTTACTGTGCTAGACATTAACGTCCAGAACATTAAGGTCAACTCCGAGATTCTAAAAAAACATTGTTACGGGGATGGGAACTGTGTCGATTTCGACGTAGTGGACGATCCTCGCTATTTTAGTCAAGCATCCGAACTGCTAGGTCTGAATGTGGAATCTGCTTTGAGAATTGCCAACTACCCCAAATGGAAACGGTCCAAGGACAGACTACGTACAACGAACGCAGTCTTGTTTAGAAGCACTACTGGTACGCACATTGCAATCGATTTGGAAGAGAGATCCTCTTGGTCTTTTTTAAGAGAGATCGCAGCATCTAAAAAAAGTATACCTAatgttgtttttgaaccTAGGTGGATGTCATAcagctttgaaaaataCCCATTTGGTTCTGTTTCGAGATCTGTTGGACAAGATGAAGAATACCGCGTAGCTCTGGCAGAGAAACTAGCAGATTTTGTGTTGAATCACGGCCGCTTTGCTTATCATATTGATCCTAATGGATATTTAGATGATAATGGCGTGGACATTCCTGGCACGTTTGTGTTCAATTCTGTTCTGTCTCCTGTTGTTAGCTAA
- the FSF1 gene encoding Fsf1p (similar to Saccharomyces cerevisiae YOR271C; ancestral locus Anc_8.720) translates to MASSVPGDRPLPESRYDLSTYWGRIKHCAEISDPSMLLTTQADLVKAREIVKSYRDGTLKQPTPQFWHAKKELDSTVHPDTGETVLLPFRMSCCVISNTVVTVGMLTPGLGTAGTLFWQWANQSLNVAINSANANKSHKLSTQQLLVNYGAAVGASCGVALGLNSLVPKLKHLSANSRLILGRLVPFAAVVTAGVINVFLMRGNEIRKGITVFDKDGEPVGNSKKAAFLAVGETALSRVINATPIMVIPPLLLVKLQRGALGRKSKGIQTLANLGLITATSFMVLPFALAVFPQRQAIHVSKLEEELHSRKNSKGQKIDLVYFNRGI, encoded by the coding sequence ATGGCATCATCCGTCCCAGGTGATAGACCGCTTCCGGAATCCAGGTATGATTTGTCCACCTACTGGGGCAGAATAAAGCACTGCGCAGAGATTTCGGACCCATCGATGCTTCTCACGACGCAGGCTGACCTGGTTAAAGCCCGCGAGATAGTCAAGTCGTACAGGGACGGGACTCTGAAGCAGCCTACTCCTCAATTCTGGCACGCTAAGAAGGAGCTGGACTCGACGGTGCACCCAGATACGGGCGAAACGGTTCTTTTGCCCTTCAGAATGTCCTGTTGCGTTATCTCCAACACGGTGGTCACTGTCGGTATGCTGACACCAGGATTGGGTACCGCCGGTACACTTTTCTGGCAGTGGGCAAACCAATCGCTGAACGTTGCTATCAACTCTGCGAACGCTAACAAATCGCATAAGTTGAGCACTCAGCAGTTGCTGGTGAACTACGGTGCTGCAGTCGGGGCATCCTGTGGTGTGGCACTTGGCCTAAACAGTCTGGTCCCCAAGTTGAAACATCTTTCCGCAAATTCAAGGTTAATCTTGGGGAGACTTGTCCCCTTTGCAGCTGTTGTCACCGCTGGTGTCATCAATGTGTTCCTAATGAGAGGCAACGAGATAAGAAAGGGTATCACCGTGTTTGACAAGGACGGCGAGCCCGTGGGGAACTCGAAGAAGGCGGCATTCCTAGCGGTGGGCGAAACTGCTTTGAGCAGGGTGATAAATGCGACTCCGATCATGGTCATCCCACCATTGCTGCTAGTCAAATTGCAGAGGGGTGCTTTAGGCAGAAAATCTAAGGGGATCCAGACTTTGGCCAATTTGGGGCTAATCACTGCAACGTCCTTCATGGTGTTGCCATTTGCTCTCGCGGTGTTCCCGCAGAGACAGGCCATCCATGTCTCGAAACTGGAGGAAGAACTGCACAGCAGGAAGAACTCGAAGGGCCAAAAGATCGACCTAGTATACTTCAACAGAGGTATCTAA